TGGTGGATGGAATTTTCTCAATTTGGCAGCAAAAAGAAGGACCTGCTGCTTATTGCACCCTTCAATAATCAGAGACGTGGGAGCAGGTGTTTTGACAACAATACCTTCAGGAACGTCCAATCCTTGTTTGATAGATGCACCCACCTTAACGTTGACAAATTTACCATCATTTTCTAATTGAGCTCTATAACCTGTCCCTACAAATCTAAGGACAGCAAGATGCCCCTCAGTAACACCTATAATGTGATTATTTATAAGTGATCTTACTGTACCCCACATCGAACGTTGATGTTTATCTTCTGAATTCTGAACTGTAACATTTATTTTACCGTGCTTTTCATCCTTGTCCAAGTGCAAAAAATCAGGGACCTCCACGGACAATTCACCCTTGGGTCCCTTTACTGTGATATTCTGTgatatattcattgaagTTCTACCTTTTCTGATAATCCTGGGCATGGATAATGCATTTATGGAAACCTGAACTTCAGGAGATATATAAAGTGGTAAAGACCCCACTTGAGAGCGCAGAAAAAGTGTTTGCGACAATAACCTCCTCTGAATAAATGACATAGGTTGGCCTCAATTCCTATAGTAAGATTTGCGATAGCTTTATTGCGTGATCTTCCCTTACTTACTAGTATTTGATATTCTTCCTCTATAACCGTAGCGTCTCCTCGCTATTTCCGCTCGCCTTTCATTACCCTCTACTTccagtgaaaaaaatttcactGATATAAGCTCATCGCAACAAAAATTCAATGGGATAAGTAATATAGAACGTTCTAAATAGATAAACCACCAGGCATAATCACAACCAATAATGGTTAGAAAACTAAAGCATCATGAGCaaaagttattgaaaaaagtagACTTCCTTGAATGGAAGCAGGACCAAGGCCACCGGGACACTCAGGTCATGAGAACATATCATATTCAGAATCGTGAAGATTATCATAAATACAATAGGATATGCGGTGATATTCGTCGTCTTGCCAATaaattatcattattaccTCCCACTGATCCATTTCGTCGCAAACATGAGCAATTATTACTGGACAAGCTATACGCTATGGGTGTCCTGACAACTAAATCAAAGATTTCTGATCtggaaaataaagttaCTGTTAGTGCCATCTGTAGGAGGCGATTACCTGTAATAATGCATAGATTAAAAATGGCGGAAACTATACAAGATGCAGTCAAGTTCATTGAACAAGGGCATGTTCGCGTGGGTCCAAATTTGATCAACGATCCAGCCTACCTCGTAACGAGAAATATGGAGGACTACGTTACTTGGGTGGACAACTCTAAGATCAAGAAAACCTTGTTGAGATACAGAAACCAAATCGAcgattttgatttttcataAATTGACTACAAACTTACGTTTTCTGTATCAATACTCGATTTATCATCTTCCTACATTGTGAAATTATTACGAATAGGCAACGAGGCAGCAAATACAAATGATGTGAGGCGCCTGAGCTTTCTTAAAAGCTGGAAGCATGAAAAATTGTTATATACACAAAGGAACTTCTTCGTCGTAtgcaaaaataagaaaaaccGCAAAACAATTTCTCATCGGCGTCATTTGTTAAATATGCCTtaaaacttaaaaatacACTTCGAAAAAATCCTATTTAACATAAATTAATTTGTATAAATACGcaatttgtaaaatttcTCCAATAAAACATCAATTTATATATCCGATAATTGTCCGTTCATTATCTACACTTCAGTTGACGGTATAATTATGTGAAGAGCCTAATTGTTTTCTTAAATCGTCCTGTGAACCACTATGTGGCAAAATTCCACCAACACTTGGTGGCTGTACAACATCTGTCTCTTCTAATATCCCACTAACACGAGAATTATACagttgctgctgctgctgttgcaGATAGATATTATTTTGTGTGGTCAGACTgttatttcttgaattgGTTGCGCTTACACTTCTGAAAGAACCTGCTGGCTTATAAGATGGTTTTGCCGTCAAATCCGAAGGATTGGTCATTACCACACTTTGTCTAAGTTGATAAGGTGAAGGAACCGCCCCATTTTCGTTAAACTTCATATATTGGCCTTGCTGCTGTGGAGCATAATAGGCATCGTTTGTCGGTGAATAAAACATTTCCGGATGATCGACCGGATTTAACGCAGTTCCGTTTAGTCTGGCAGTCTGtaattgaagaagttgtTGCTTGTTTGGTCTTTTAAAAGAGGTCAATGAATGCGAGGAAGCTGATTGAGCTAAATATGCGGGAGTTGGTAATTCTCCAATAGTTTCCAGGGTCTGAGGATGATTatgttgctgttgttgagGAGTTGGTACACCGTACCATTGTGGATTTTGCACGAATTGCGCAGTATACCCCTGTTGCTGAGGATTTCCGCTATATCCATTGCCAGGATACTGTGTGTGGCCATTATATACTGGTGATTGTTCCTGTTGTTGATATTGATCCTGATAATTCAACGGCTGAATTGCTTCGGAATAAATTGAGGAAGCAATTCTATTGGAAGGCGCTGCTTCCGTATCGTTCACGGTGAGTGTATCCTGCACTGGATATTGTTTCTGGCTTTGGGCCATTTCTGGACCATATTCTGCCAAGTTAGTATTGTTTAGAGGAAGTGCTTCTTTCACCAGGTGTTTTGCTTCCGGTACCTCATTATTGTCGATATTGTCgttattattaattttgatAGAAGGCAGTGGATTCTGGACTATATTATCCACTCTATTCTCCTCCTGCGATATATCATTTGCATTATCTGCTTTATcctcttcctttttcattgttttaGCTCTATCCAAATAAACTTGATAAATACTTTTCATTCTCttaatatcttcttcttcattagGGGATAAGAGTGATACATAGTAATCATCATCTTGACTTTTACTGCTACTACGATCATTCATATGTTCAGCTTCTCTGATATCTTGAAGTTCATaattatcatcatcctTACCAAAACGCAGATTCCTTTCATGTGTCTTTTCTGAACTATTATCAAGTTCGAATTCGAACGCGTCATTGCTTGCAGACTCATTTGACTCATTCAAAACCTCAGCCTCTTCACTAACTGAGGACGAATCATTGTCTTCATTAGGAAATGTAAACTGCTTGTTGGCACCTTCTGTGGCAGAACCACGGGAAAGCTGGTTATTATGGATTGGGCTACCGTGAGATCGAAAGCTTTCACTCTCTTGAAATCTTGAAGACGCTCTTATTGGTGTACAATTCGAAAAGTTATCAGGATGCAAGGACGTTTGACTGGCATTTCTAGACTCGGCCGCAACTTTATAGCCACCTAGTCCATCTTCTTGTACTCTCATGGCAAAATCTCTCAAACTGTTAGAGTCGTTCGATTCCtgtggaagctgaaacggGTCTACGTACCATGACCGACCAATTGCAGGTGGGGTAGCGCTTCTCACATTATATTTACTACTATGCATGCTACCAACAAAGGGATCTGAAGGCGGCTGTTGCAAGGTCTTTTCCATGAAGTCTTGCTGCGAGTCGCTAGAGTACAAATGATTTATTCCAGGTGAATAATCCTTCATTGTCGGTAAAAATTCAGAATCTCCTTCGAAATCTGGATCATTATCTTCCTCAGCTTCCTTTTTGCTTCTCCTATACACAATGCAAAGTATCACAGCCAGAACAATGATAATGACACCTACTGGTACCGCAACAGCCACACCAACAGTTACACTGGTGCTGTGACTCGAATCTGTGGGTAATTGACATTGCTGTTTAGAGCCTGTACATTCAGCAGATTTGCTATTTTTCGTGCTGGATGctgaggaagaagatgaatCGCTATCGTCTCTTCTAGTGAGCCTTGCATAAGCATAAGACGCATCAGAAACACTTACCGTTGAAGTCACAGATATTAAACTTTCATGCATATGGGTGTGGTACATCGCGAACTATATCTTTGTTAGAACTATGTGACGCTATATGAGTTCAACGAAAAACTATGAAAGGTAATGaaagaatgaaaagaagaaccaGTGAAAAATTCGATATGGATAAAGACAAGGCCTGCTCCCCACAAAAGCTTCACCATGAGTTTGTTATTGATTATTAAAAGTTCTTATTGAgataaaaagagaaaaaatacgGAAGAAACCTTGTCTTTTCGATGAACTTTCCTATTTGGGTGAGCAGTTTTCCTCTTCGAGCTGCAAAAAAGTTTATCGCTtcgcgaaaaaaaaaaaaaaaaaaatttaaagaatttcaaaacGTGTCAGGGCTACTAAATAATTGAACGAGGTCTATGAAATAAAATGGGCtgagaaaatttcaagaaaaaggaaataagTAAGGGCTATTTAGGGTTAGTGGAATGGCTTTTATTATTTCCGCCGCGATGAACTTCCCTTTTATTGTGACATGATAGACATAAATATGACGAATGCCTACGAATTGGAGTCATCAGTAGATAGAACCATAATGAATAAGATAAAAACGCAGGTATTTAGGGTGACAAAGAGATAATATATCTTCAGCAAATGAGTGAGACCAGCTCAAGTCGCAGGAGCGCGAGTAAAGACGCTGTCAAATCTTACTTCGCAGGCAAATACAATAAAGTGTTGGATTCTATACTGGAGGCAGAAGCAGCAATATCAAAATCGCCAACTGTAGCAGAAGATCTATCAGGAAGCTCCTCCAGCGGAAATTCTGAGATGAGCCATCCTTCGCTAACCGCCTCCTCCGCAACAAGCCAAGGCATTAGCAAAAAGGAACTACTCCAACAAATTGCTGGTTCATTATTCAGTACGTCCATTGAGCGCCTGAAGACTGCCCACTCATCAGAAGTATCAAGTACTCCGGAATATTCAGTAAATGATTCGTATGGAGAGCAAGAGTGCAGGGAGTGCGATGGTGTTTTCAAGTGTTCAGCGCACTTTGAGGGCGCGCCCGAATATTATGACGATGAAACCGAATCAGGGCCAGCTCTAGAACCTATGACTTCCAATAGTGAAAAAGATCCTTTTATCGATGTATTTTTGGATAAACTAATATCGAGGTTGGTCCCTGAAAAGCTACCAGAAAGAGAGCATTTTAGTAGCAAAACCACCATTGAGCATGATCTAGACACAGGAAGGGTTCCCGTGTTTTCAGCAACTACATTGGGTagtaatttcaaaaaattgtcTAAGAAAATGGGCTCAATATTTGAACTCCAGGACTCCATAGTTCGACTGCTGACTTGGAGAAACCCTACCGGGACGGTGACGTCGTTAATATTATTCACTTTGATATGTTTTAATCCAATGTACTTGGTAATTTTGCCTATATTCCGCTTTGTCTATGGTATTGTAGTTCCTGGCTATGTGCGTAAACATCCTTTACAAAGGAGTATATATCCTCTGAAACGGAATCACGGATCATCATTGTTATATGATGTGTGCTATGAGGGAAAAAATGAGTACAGCTACGGTCAACAGTTTTTCTCCAAATCTTTTATGGACACTTTGGAATcaagaaatcaagaaataGACGAAATATCAGAATTAGATAAAAGAACCGAAAACACAGGGGAATTGAAACAAGGAATGAAAGTACTAATTAATTTACGCGATATGCAAAACATGACCTCTGGTACCCTTCATGTTATTGAGGCAATCAATAGTTTTCTTCGTAAGTCTTCTAGTTTTCAAAACGAAGAGTGCTCCACTAAACGTTTTTTTACAGGATTTCTTTTGATTGTTttcttaaaaatattatcacCATTTGTGAATTGGAGCTATGTATGTAGCATATTCGCCTGGTGCTTACTGATATATATGCATCCAAGAGCTCAtccaaaaataataagttttttcaaaacagGAACAATGGGAAAAGAATacaaaaacttgaaaaaaagagaacaCCAGGCGCTTAACATGATATTCGATGAACAACCGGAAACTAAATTCATCgagatttttgaaatatataaaaaggCCTTACTGCCGAACGACTGGAAGTTTTTCCGATATTCAAATAGAATTTTCGATCCTCAAGATCCGTATAGAAGAGCACAGCAATTCCCACCGGGAGTAGATTCTTTGGCTGATGTTATTCCCCCCACAGGCTGGTCATTTGATCCTAATTTTGAGTGGAAAATTGACAATGATGTGGATAGGTGGGTGGTAGAACGTGGGTTGAATCTGCCAATTACCGGCGAATTCTTATTTGATCCAATGTTCAAGAGGAGGAGACTGATACATCGTGTTATTAAGAATGCAACACCAGTAGCATAATGCACAATTGTTTTCCTTCACCTACAACCCCACCCCTCTTCTTGGGGAAATCATTGTATTACGTACTTTTTTCCTAAAGatattagaaaaaaaaatgttatgTATCAATATTACTAGgtaaaatacaaaaatgcGCTTTTGAAGTATAAATAATACAGTTTTGTTTTAAGAAATGCTATATATgaattaataataaatgaaacgaaaaaaagCACTACTTGAGTTTTAATGTCGTAAAACTTGAGAAAATTCTAAAGTgtcagaaaaaaagtgattTTTAAGAAGGGACACCTTCTAGCTCGGATTTAGAGATTTTATTGATAACTCTTctccaattttttctattatcATAAATGGGGACCCTCAATACACTCAAGTAAACGACAATACACAGTAGGGCAAAGGAACAGACTGACGCAGGGACCATCATTGTTACGAAATTTCTCCTAGAAATGACTTTTTCATATGGGCAACTAGCATAAGGACCACCACTTACCCAACAATTGCTTACTGATATAGAGTTCAAATCTATCCATATTTGTGTGTCAGAGAAGGAGGAATTCCTCATATATGCAATAAACGATCTCTGCTCCAATGGGCTTCTAGGAATATTAAATGAATACTGATCGGGACATTTAGATCCCTGGTAActatcaaaatcaaagtaCGTAGCCTTATTTGATCTCACCAACCATCGGAATGCCATATTTTCATATCTACAGAGCCCAATATTAGAATTGTAACAGTTACCTACTCGCCATGTTACTGTCTCATTGTTAGCAAAGTAGTACAAGAGAACGCAATTGTAAGCCTCTAAGGTCCCGGATGAGCTGCCAGATTTAGAAGTTGACTGAGTAACTGAAGGTTGGTCACTATCCCATGACCAAACGCTGCCTTCATGAATTATATCTGCTAACTGCGTCACATTATTGACGTACGCTGAATTGCTTATTATTGGTGATAAACCACACGAAATATACTCTTTGATGTCCACGGAATTGAACAGCGAATCTAAGAATCTCCAATGGATAGATGATAAATCAGTCAGACCCTCTACAGTAGAGGGGCAATCTAATGTAGAGTTCCCCTGCTCATAATGAAAGACGTCAtgaggaaaaatatatggAGCAGTagtttcattaaaaaaatcgGTCAGCTCACCTATAACCAgtctcttcttttgttcATATAGCAC
This genomic interval from Saccharomyces cerevisiae S288C chromosome VIII, complete sequence contains the following:
- the MRPL6 gene encoding mitochondrial 54S ribosomal protein uL6m MRPL6 (Mitochondrial ribosomal protein of the large subunit); translation: MSFIQRRLLSQTLFLRSQVGSLPLYISPEVQVSINALSMPRIIRKGRTSMNISQNITVKGPKGELSVEVPDFLHLDKDEKHGKINVTVQNSEDKHQRSMWGTVRSLINNHIIGVTEGHLAVLRFVGTGYRAQLENDGKFVNVKVGASIKQGLDVPEGIVVKTPAPTSLIIEGCNKQQVLLFAAKLRKFHPPEPYKGKGIYVNDETIKLKDKKIK
- the IMP3 gene encoding snoRNA-binding rRNA-processing protein IMP3 (Subunit of the MPP10 chaperone complex and the small subunit (SSU) processome; contains U3 snoRNA binding and RNA chaperone activities; SSU processome is required for pre-18S rRNA processing; essential protein that interacts with Mpp10p and mediates interactions of Imp4p and Mpp10p with U3 snoRNA) encodes the protein MVRKLKHHEQKLLKKVDFLEWKQDQGHRDTQVMRTYHIQNREDYHKYNRICGDIRRLANKLSLLPPTDPFRRKHEQLLLDKLYAMGVLTTKSKISDLENKVTVSAICRRRLPVIMHRLKMAETIQDAVKFIEQGHVRVGPNLINDPAYLVTRNMEDYVTWVDNSKIKKTLLRYRNQIDDFDFS
- the SKG6 gene encoding Skg6p (Integral membrane protein; localizes primarily to growing sites such as the bud tip or the cell periphery; potential Cdc28p substrate; Skg6p interacts with Zds1p and Zds2p; SKG6 has a paralog, TOS2, that arose from the whole genome duplication) — translated: MYHTHMHESLISVTSTVSVSDASYAYARLTRRDDSDSSSSSASSTKNSKSAECTGSKQQCQLPTDSSHSTSVTVGVAVAVPVGVIIIVLAVILCIVYRRSKKEAEEDNDPDFEGDSEFLPTMKDYSPGINHLYSSDSQQDFMEKTLQQPPSDPFVGSMHSSKYNVRSATPPAIGRSWYVDPFQLPQESNDSNSLRDFAMRVQEDGLGGYKVAAESRNASQTSLHPDNFSNCTPIRASSRFQESESFRSHGSPIHNNQLSRGSATEGANKQFTFPNEDNDSSSVSEEAEVLNESNESASNDAFEFELDNSSEKTHERNLRFGKDDDNYELQDIREAEHMNDRSSSKSQDDDYYVSLLSPNEEEDIKRMKSIYQVYLDRAKTMKKEEDKADNANDISQEENRVDNIVQNPLPSIKINNNDNIDNNEVPEAKHLVKEALPLNNTNLAEYGPEMAQSQKQYPVQDTLTVNDTEAAPSNRIASSIYSEAIQPLNYQDQYQQQEQSPVYNGHTQYPGNGYSGNPQQQGYTAQFVQNPQWYGVPTPQQQQHNHPQTLETIGELPTPAYLAQSASSHSLTSFKRPNKQQLLQLQTARLNGTALNPVDHPEMFYSPTNDAYYAPQQQGQYMKFNENGAVPSPYQLRQSVVMTNPSDLTAKPSYKPAGSFRSVSATNSRNNSLTTQNNIYLQQQQQQLYNSRVSGILEETDVVQPPSVGGILPHSGSQDDLRKQLGSSHNYTVN
- the PEX28 gene encoding Pex28p (Peroxisomal integral membrane peroxin; involved in the regulation of peroxisomal size, number and distribution; genetic interactions suggest that Pex28p and Pex29p act at steps upstream of those mediated by Pex30p, Pex31p, and Pex32p), whose product is MSETSSSRRSASKDAVKSYFAGKYNKVLDSILEAEAAISKSPTVAEDLSGSSSSGNSEMSHPSLTASSATSQGISKKELLQQIAGSLFSTSIERLKTAHSSEVSSTPEYSVNDSYGEQECRECDGVFKCSAHFEGAPEYYDDETESGPALEPMTSNSEKDPFIDVFLDKLISRLVPEKLPEREHFSSKTTIEHDLDTGRVPVFSATTLGSNFKKLSKKMGSIFELQDSIVRLLTWRNPTGTVTSLILFTLICFNPMYLVILPIFRFVYGIVVPGYVRKHPLQRSIYPLKRNHGSSLLYDVCYEGKNEYSYGQQFFSKSFMDTLESRNQEIDEISELDKRTENTGELKQGMKVLINLRDMQNMTSGTLHVIEAINSFLRKSSSFQNEECSTKRFFTGFLLIVFLKILSPFVNWSYVCSIFAWCLLIYMHPRAHPKIISFFKTGTMGKEYKNLKKREHQALNMIFDEQPETKFIEIFEIYKKALLPNDWKFFRYSNRIFDPQDPYRRAQQFPPGVDSLADVIPPTGWSFDPNFEWKIDNDVDRWVVERGLNLPITGEFLFDPMFKRRRLIHRVIKNATPVA
- the MTC6 gene encoding Mtc6p (ER-resident glycoprotein involved in high-pressure tolerance; proposed role promoting proper folding of nutrient permeases, such as Tat2p, in the ER during hydrostatic pressure stress and maintaining permease conformational stability; contains two transmembrane domains, a C-terminal cytoplasmic domain and a luminal region with 12 N-linked glycans; null is synthetically sick with cdc13-1; localizes to the ER membrane), giving the protein MWILIYLFIIWSSLRTWVTAVDSTTTVGDDLNETVSASVWPTMSPQMTVAFRSQRDVMGNLTIDQLPYVGLNLRRVLLNNETSMVNEGNNTRLLTLFKSMLSSEANAFVLDLEQYNNDLRVVDTTLLFSDVLTALQSFIFSTQNNLYANIIVLLLNISAPELDSTEYRHQNQTLNTTYILDKNLGNSFIYKPTDLQSDRAKNNTWNIYGKSSIDGWPTLGSVLYEQKKRLVIGELTDFFNETTAPYIFPHDVFHYEQGNSTLDCPSTVEGLTDLSSIHWRFLDSLFNSVDIKEYISCGLSPIISNSAYVNNVTQLADIIHEGSVWSWDSDQPSVTQSTSKSGSSSGTLEAYNCVLLYYFANNETVTWRVGNCYNSNIGLCRYENMAFRWLVRSNKATYFDFDSYQGSKCPDQYSFNIPRSPLEQRSFIAYMRNSSFSDTQIWIDLNSISVSNCWVSGGPYASCPYEKVISRRNFVTMMVPASVCSFALLCIVVYLSVLRVPIYDNRKNWRRVINKISKSELEGVPS